The Terriglobus roseus region CTCCTGTCTCTGAAGTTTGGAACGGCATCGATAGCCACGGCCATATCGCTTCCAACGGGTGACGCATATACGCGACACACTTCAATACACGCGCTTATCCAATAGGCGTTTCAAGATGGCTTACTAGGTGGGATCTAAGCCGCAGATTCTTGAGGGCCCCGTTCGGTTCGTATTGTCTTCTGGCATCCGTAACCATTGAGGCAGCTTCGCTTCTGTTGCTGCTGCTCGACATTCTCGGCGGGTTTCCACATCGACGAATTTCGTTGCAAGCTTCTTCGCTACCCAAATTACAAACACATCATCTACTTGTCCCAGTATCGGGATGAACGAGGGGAACACTTGAATTGGCGAGCAAAGGTACATTACAGGGACGGATAGCAATGCCTTTGCTGGCCAGGGAGTGTTGGGATGGCGCATCAGTCGATACACAAA contains the following coding sequences:
- a CDS encoding YkvA family protein; translation: MNSIFSVPDEAVSPLPLPYVSELAMDYVIEERCVPTSDSVRYNSSDLEQILNRDSSSMRLKLAAVANKSLGMTLGLLHDVIFVYRLMRHPNTPWPAKALLSVPVMYLCSPIQVFPSFIPILGQVDDVFVIWVAKKLATKFVDVETRRECRAAATEAKLPQWLRMPEDNTNRTGPSRICGLDPT